Proteins co-encoded in one Actinobacillus succinogenes 130Z genomic window:
- the nhaA gene encoding Na+/H+ antiporter NhaA, protein MRFLRRFFQLESSSGILLLIFAMLAMSLANSSLKSHYFNFLDIPIVMQFGTFAIDKSLLHWVNDGLMAIFFVLVGMEVKREMLEGALASYRQAVFPALAAVGGMVVPALIYVLITRSYAELSNGWAIPMATDIAFALGVVALLGARVPLPLKVFLLALAIIDDLGAIVVIALFFSEQLSVPALTIAAFSIFGLLVLNRMKVGHLCGYLLFGGILWASVLKSGVHATLAGVIIGFSIPLKDRRGNRLLHAFEHTLAPWCSFLILPLFAFANAGVSLGSINVASVFSPLPMGIALGLLLGKPLGVFGFCFLAVKLRLAKLPEGVDFKQILAVAVLCGIGFTMSMFLSSLAFGGESTSTINTLSRLGILLGSGLSAVIGYLLLRAFTKPAEN, encoded by the coding sequence TTGCGCTTTTTACGACGTTTTTTTCAATTAGAATCCTCTAGCGGAATTTTATTATTGATTTTTGCCATGTTAGCAATGTCTTTAGCGAATTCTTCGTTAAAGTCACATTATTTTAATTTTCTGGATATTCCTATAGTAATGCAGTTCGGTACATTCGCCATCGATAAAAGTTTGCTGCATTGGGTAAATGACGGCTTAATGGCTATTTTCTTCGTATTGGTCGGAATGGAAGTCAAACGGGAAATGTTGGAAGGCGCGTTGGCCAGCTATAGACAGGCGGTTTTCCCCGCGTTGGCCGCAGTCGGCGGTATGGTGGTACCGGCATTGATTTATGTTTTGATTACCCGTTCTTATGCCGAACTGAGTAACGGTTGGGCAATTCCTATGGCTACGGATATTGCTTTTGCGTTAGGTGTGGTGGCATTGCTTGGGGCGCGAGTTCCTTTACCGTTGAAAGTGTTTTTATTGGCGCTGGCGATTATAGACGACTTGGGTGCCATTGTCGTTATTGCATTATTTTTCTCCGAACAGCTTAGTGTGCCTGCATTGACGATTGCTGCTTTTTCTATTTTCGGATTATTGGTTTTAAACCGTATGAAGGTAGGTCACTTGTGCGGATATTTATTATTTGGCGGTATTTTATGGGCTTCGGTACTGAAATCCGGCGTACATGCAACATTGGCGGGCGTTATTATCGGATTTAGTATTCCGTTAAAAGATCGCCGGGGAAACCGTCTGTTGCATGCTTTCGAACATACTTTAGCCCCGTGGTGTTCTTTTCTTATTTTACCGTTATTTGCTTTTGCTAATGCGGGCGTTTCCCTCGGCAGTATCAATGTCGCCTCTGTTTTTTCTCCGTTACCGATGGGGATTGCGCTGGGTTTGTTATTAGGCAAACCGTTAGGCGTGTTCGGTTTTTGCTTTTTGGCGGTGAAACTACGATTGGCGAAATTACCGGAAGGCGTGGATTTCAAACAGATTCTGGCGGTAGCGGTATTGTGCGGCATCGGTTTTACGATGTCTATGTTCCTGTCCAGCCTGGCGTTCGGCGGAGAGAGTACAAGTACAATCAATACGCTTTCCCGCTTAGGCATTTTATTGGGTTCCGGTCTTTCCGCCGTGATCGGCTATTTGCTATTAAGAGCCTTTACTAAACCGGCAGAAAATTAA
- a CDS encoding Cof-type HAD-IIB family hydrolase translates to MAVPNLRDKIKIVFFDIDETLIVKHKDYLPDTVLPAIRKLKANNIMPAIATGRSRCSLPLKLRSLFAQEPIDLFVTMNGQLAVYKDHFIEKHTIPTAKIQTLVDFFDAHRIEYAFVSDKNIAVSGITPQQKSALDPILRDYIVDKDYFKSNEVFQLLPFYDETQDQLVADAQILDGLRVVRWDKDSVDLFDAEGSKARGIRAVIDYFGLSMDNVMAFGDGLNDIEMLNTVGVGVAMGNAHPQLKNVADYVTDHIEEHGVYNFLLKAGLIES, encoded by the coding sequence ATGGCGGTACCGAACTTGCGCGACAAGATTAAAATCGTCTTTTTCGATATTGACGAAACGCTGATCGTTAAACATAAAGATTACTTACCAGATACGGTTTTACCCGCTATCCGTAAATTAAAAGCCAACAACATTATGCCCGCCATCGCCACAGGGCGTTCCCGTTGCAGTCTGCCGTTAAAACTCAGATCATTATTTGCGCAGGAACCCATTGATCTATTTGTCACTATGAACGGTCAGTTAGCCGTCTATAAAGATCATTTCATCGAAAAACACACCATTCCCACTGCTAAAATTCAAACGTTAGTAGATTTTTTTGATGCCCACCGTATTGAATATGCTTTTGTGTCGGATAAAAATATTGCTGTTTCCGGCATCACGCCGCAACAAAAATCCGCCTTGGATCCTATTTTGCGGGATTACATCGTAGATAAAGACTACTTCAAATCCAATGAAGTTTTCCAATTGTTGCCGTTTTACGATGAAACGCAGGATCAGTTGGTTGCAGACGCACAAATTTTAGACGGACTACGTGTCGTACGTTGGGATAAAGATTCCGTGGATTTATTCGATGCGGAAGGGTCTAAAGCACGAGGAATTCGCGCAGTAATTGATTATTTCGGTTTATCCATGGATAACGTTATGGCGTTCGGCGACGGTTTAAATGATATTGAAATGCTCAATACGGTCGGTGTCGGTGTGGCGATGGGTAATGCTCATCCCCAATTAAAAAACGTAGCGGATTACGTAACGGATCACATTGAAGAACACGGTGTGTATAATTTTCTGCTAAAAGCCGGTTTAATCGAATCTTAA
- a CDS encoding subtype B tannase — MKLLKISMALFSAVFFGNVFALPPSQNPLGDKPFANKAADGYNLEFNDKQYTVETGEVDGKTVKYRAFEKIVYVKNPVEPDYQTINFYVPEDYFADKEINGFNAQTAPIFLPNSIGGYMPAMAATAAQKGIGGRTSTILTALSKGYVVASVGARGRTLGKTGAYTGKAPAVIVDLKAAVRYLHANNAKMPGDANKIISNGTSAGGAMSALLAASGDSNDYAEYLDELGAANASDAIFAASVYCPITDLEHADMAYEWEFNGLNQYERMDMSELNAESFNNRSKPMKKTEGTLSPAQVAVSNELKAQFPAYLNSLNLKDEKGNALSLEQDGSGSFKDFIKFYLIESANKAITQGADLSQIGWLKFNRNKITDLDFTGFVHSKKRMKLPPAFDAFDLSSAENNEFGDSNINNKHFTVYSLKRSTVNGKLADSETIKLLNAMNYTNNRKAARHWRIRAGSADYDTSHAISAILTVKLRMSGKNVDYAIPWAIPHSGDYDLDELFQWMDGISKK; from the coding sequence ATGAAACTTTTAAAAATAAGTATGGCACTGTTCAGCGCAGTTTTTTTCGGTAACGTATTTGCTTTGCCGCCATCACAAAATCCGTTAGGCGACAAACCTTTTGCCAACAAGGCGGCAGACGGTTACAACCTGGAATTCAATGATAAACAGTATACTGTTGAAACCGGGGAGGTGGATGGCAAAACGGTTAAATACCGTGCTTTTGAAAAAATAGTTTATGTAAAAAATCCTGTAGAACCTGATTATCAAACTATCAACTTTTATGTGCCTGAAGATTATTTTGCCGACAAAGAGATTAACGGATTTAATGCACAAACCGCACCGATTTTTCTACCTAATTCCATCGGCGGTTATATGCCGGCAATGGCGGCGACCGCCGCACAAAAAGGTATAGGCGGTAGAACCTCTACAATTTTGACCGCACTTTCTAAAGGTTATGTGGTAGCGAGCGTCGGTGCGCGCGGTCGTACCTTAGGTAAAACGGGTGCTTACACGGGAAAGGCTCCGGCAGTGATTGTAGATTTAAAAGCCGCCGTACGCTATCTTCATGCAAATAACGCCAAAATGCCCGGCGACGCCAACAAAATTATTTCCAACGGTACCAGCGCAGGCGGGGCCATGTCTGCCCTATTGGCGGCAAGTGGCGATAGTAACGATTATGCCGAATATCTTGATGAATTAGGTGCCGCAAACGCCAGCGATGCTATTTTTGCCGCTTCTGTTTATTGTCCTATTACCGATTTGGAACACGCCGACATGGCTTATGAATGGGAATTTAACGGGTTAAATCAATATGAGCGTATGGATATGTCGGAATTAAACGCCGAATCTTTCAATAATCGTTCCAAACCGATGAAAAAAACAGAAGGTACATTAAGTCCGGCGCAAGTCGCCGTTTCAAACGAATTAAAAGCACAATTTCCTGCCTATCTGAATTCATTAAATCTGAAAGATGAAAAGGGTAATGCGCTTAGTTTGGAGCAAGACGGTAGTGGTTCATTCAAGGATTTTATTAAATTTTATTTGATAGAATCGGCAAATAAGGCTATTACACAAGGAGCGGATTTATCACAAATCGGCTGGTTGAAATTTAACCGGAACAAAATTACCGATCTTGATTTCACCGGTTTCGTACATTCGAAAAAGCGAATGAAATTACCGCCGGCATTTGATGCTTTCGATTTAAGTTCCGCCGAAAATAATGAATTTGGCGACAGCAATATTAATAATAAACACTTCACGGTATATAGCTTAAAACGCAGTACGGTAAACGGTAAACTGGCAGATAGTGAAACGATAAAACTACTTAATGCGATGAATTATACGAATAACCGAAAAGCTGCCCGGCATTGGCGTATTCGGGCCGGTTCGGCGGATTATGACACTTCCCATGCTATTTCCGCTATATTAACGGTCAAACTACGTATGAGTGGAAAAAATGTTGATTATGCAATACCGTGGGCGATTCCGCATTCCGGCGATTACGATCTTGACGAATTATTCCAATGGATGGACGGCATAAGCAAGAAATAG
- a CDS encoding anaerobic C4-dicarboxylate transporter encodes MDFLMNLSEGTQFTIQLAIVLICLFYGARKGGIALGMLGGVGLIVLVFGFGIEPGQPAIAVMLTILAVVVTSATLQASGGLDVMLQIAEKMLRRNPKYVSILAPFVTCFLTILCGTGHVVYTMLPIIYDIAIKNNIRPERPMAASSIASQMGIIASPVSVAVVTLTAFLVNAQTPLAGFDGYLDLLKITVPSTLCGILAIGIFSWFRGKDLDKDEVFQEKLKDPEFKKYVYGDSTSLLGKKLPRSSWNAMWIFFGAILVVALLGYFKELRPAFDKTVPAQVVEVVSADQSVKSINVANGRIVAMAQDGRVAIDVKENKGKVKTAYNAIEIYDDKGALTQTVSTQDNNVVISSGDQTETIANASIVLKDTMKKKANLSMVNVIQIFMLLAGALIVIFTKTDPGKISKNEIFRSGMIALVAVFGISWMAETMFAVHTPMMKAALGDIVKAHPWTYAVMLLLISKFVNSQAAALVAFVPLALSIGVDPAIILAFAAACYGYYILPTYPSDLAAIQFDRSGTTRIGKFVINHSFILPGLIGVITSCIFGYIFTGLYGYL; translated from the coding sequence ATGGATTTTTTGATGAATCTAAGTGAAGGTACACAATTCACGATTCAACTTGCGATTGTGCTTATCTGTTTGTTTTATGGTGCGAGAAAAGGCGGTATTGCACTTGGGATGTTAGGTGGTGTCGGTTTAATCGTGTTAGTATTCGGTTTCGGCATTGAACCGGGTCAACCGGCGATTGCTGTTATGCTGACGATTCTTGCCGTGGTTGTGACTTCGGCTACATTACAAGCCAGTGGCGGCTTGGATGTTATGTTACAAATCGCCGAAAAAATGTTGCGCCGTAATCCTAAATATGTGAGTATTCTTGCTCCGTTTGTGACCTGTTTTTTAACAATTCTTTGCGGTACGGGGCATGTTGTTTATACAATGTTGCCAATTATTTACGATATTGCGATTAAAAATAACATTCGTCCGGAACGTCCGATGGCGGCAAGTTCCATTGCCTCCCAAATGGGGATTATTGCTTCCCCGGTTTCCGTTGCGGTTGTGACATTAACCGCTTTCTTAGTCAACGCTCAAACGCCGTTAGCCGGTTTCGACGGTTATCTTGATTTATTGAAAATTACAGTTCCTTCAACGCTTTGCGGTATTTTGGCAATCGGTATTTTCAGTTGGTTCCGCGGTAAAGATTTGGATAAGGATGAAGTTTTCCAAGAAAAACTTAAAGATCCGGAGTTCAAAAAATATGTTTACGGCGACAGTACTTCTTTATTAGGTAAAAAACTTCCGCGATCAAGCTGGAATGCCATGTGGATTTTCTTCGGCGCCATTTTAGTGGTTGCGCTGTTAGGTTATTTTAAAGAGTTACGTCCTGCTTTTGATAAAACCGTGCCGGCTCAAGTGGTTGAGGTTGTGTCGGCAGATCAAAGCGTGAAAAGTATTAACGTGGCAAACGGTAGAATCGTTGCTATGGCGCAAGACGGTAGAGTCGCTATTGACGTGAAAGAAAACAAAGGTAAAGTTAAAACGGCCTATAATGCGATTGAAATTTATGATGATAAAGGCGCGTTAACTCAAACCGTATCGACACAAGATAATAACGTCGTGATTTCTTCGGGAGATCAAACCGAAACTATCGCGAATGCATCAATCGTGCTAAAAGATACGATGAAGAAAAAAGCTAATCTGAGCATGGTTAATGTGATTCAAATTTTCATGTTATTAGCGGGTGCTTTAATCGTTATCTTTACGAAGACCGATCCGGGTAAAATCAGTAAAAATGAAATATTCCGTTCCGGTATGATTGCATTAGTTGCGGTATTCGGTATTTCCTGGATGGCGGAAACCATGTTTGCCGTTCATACTCCGATGATGAAAGCCGCACTCGGGGATATTGTAAAAGCGCATCCTTGGACCTATGCGGTGATGCTGCTATTAATTTCTAAATTTGTAAACTCACAGGCTGCCGCATTGGTTGCGTTCGTTCCGTTGGCATTAAGTATCGGCGTCGATCCGGCAATAATTCTTGCATTCGCGGCAGCTTGTTACGGTTACTATATTTTACCGACTTATCCGAGTGACTTGGCGGCGATTCAATTCGACCGTTCAGGTACGACCCGTATCGGTAAATTCGTAATTAACCACAGTTTCATTTTACCGGGATTAATCGGTGTGATTACATCATGTATCTTTGGTTATATCTTTACAGGCTTATACGGTTATCTTTAA
- the acpP gene encoding acyl carrier protein, translating to MSIEERVKKIIVEQLGVKEEEVKSESSFIEDLGADSLDTVELVMALEEEFDIEIPDEEAEKITTVQSAIDYVQNNQ from the coding sequence ATGAGCATTGAAGAACGCGTAAAAAAAATCATTGTTGAACAACTTGGCGTTAAAGAAGAAGAAGTAAAATCCGAATCTTCATTCATTGAAGATTTAGGTGCGGATTCTTTAGACACAGTTGAATTGGTAATGGCTTTAGAAGAAGAATTCGATATCGAAATTCCTGATGAAGAAGCTGAAAAAATTACTACCGTTCAATCAGCGATTGATTACGTTCAAAACAATCAATAA
- the fabG gene encoding 3-oxoacyl-ACP reductase FabG, with protein sequence MQGKIALVTGATRGIGKAIAEELAAKGVFVIGTATSEKGAETISAYLGEQGKGLVLNVADSNSIDSVLEQIKKEHGDIDILVNNAGITRDNLLMRMKDDEWFDIIQTNLTSVYYLSKAMLRSMMKKRFGRIITIGSVVGSMGNPGQSNYCAAKAGLIGFSKGLAKEVASRGITVNVVAPGFIATDMTDVLTEEQKSGILANVPAGRLGEPKDIAKAVAFLASEDAGYVTGTTLHVNGGLYMA encoded by the coding sequence ATGCAAGGTAAAATCGCATTAGTAACAGGTGCAACCCGTGGAATAGGTAAAGCTATTGCTGAAGAATTAGCTGCAAAGGGCGTATTTGTTATCGGTACGGCAACGTCTGAAAAGGGCGCTGAAACTATTTCTGCTTATTTAGGCGAACAAGGGAAAGGTTTGGTGCTGAATGTCGCCGACAGTAATTCCATTGATTCCGTGCTGGAACAAATTAAGAAAGAACATGGCGATATCGATATTTTAGTTAATAATGCCGGCATTACGCGCGATAACTTATTAATGCGCATGAAAGACGATGAATGGTTTGATATTATTCAAACAAATCTGACCTCTGTTTATTATCTGTCAAAAGCTATGTTGCGTTCTATGATGAAAAAACGTTTTGGCCGTATCATTACTATCGGTTCGGTCGTGGGTTCAATGGGAAATCCGGGACAGTCCAATTATTGTGCGGCAAAAGCGGGTTTAATCGGTTTTAGTAAAGGTTTAGCAAAAGAAGTAGCTTCTCGCGGTATTACGGTTAATGTGGTTGCTCCGGGGTTTATCGCTACAGATATGACAGATGTGCTAACGGAAGAACAAAAATCCGGTATTTTAGCCAATGTACCGGCCGGACGTTTAGGTGAACCGAAGGATATTGCGAAAGCAGTTGCATTTTTAGCTTCTGAAGATGCAGGTTATGTTACCGGTACGACGTTGCATGTAAACGGCGGTTTATACATGGCATAA